The Phycisphaerae bacterium genomic sequence CGAGAAGTTCGGGCGGCTCATGAACTATGGTGACGGCGTGTACGGCGGGCAATTCATGGGCGGCATGTACGCGGAGGCGTTCTTCGAGTCCAATCCCGTCAAGTTGGTGGAGGCTGGTCTGAAGTGCATTCCCTCCAAGAGCCAGTACGCCGAGATGGTTCGCGATATGCTCCGCTGGTACGCGGAGAATCCCTCCGACTGGCAGAAGACTTGGCAACTGGCCCAGAAGAAATACCGCGAGGACCCGGCCTACCAGAAGGCATCGAACGGCGGGATCGACGTCAAGATCAATGGAGCGTACGTGCTCATGGGCTTGCTGTACGGCAAGCGAGATCTCGGTCAAACGATCATCATCTCTTGTCGGTGTGGGCAGGATTCGGACTGCAATCCGTCGAGTTCCGCGGGCGTTTTGTTTGCCACAGTCGGCTTCTCCAAGCTGCCGGATCGGTTCACCAAGGAACTCAGTGAGACCAAGGTCTTCAGTCACACCGCGTACAACTTCCCGGCTCTGTTGAATGTGTGTGAGAAGCTGGCTCGCCAGGTGCTTGTTGGGCAGGGCGGACGAATTGAGAAGGACGCTGCGGGCGAAGACGAGTTCGTGATCCCCGTGGCCGAGGTCAAACCGAGCCCGCTCGAGCTGAGCTGGGAACCCGGCCCCATCGCCGACAGCCGCTTCACCGAGGAGGAGATGGCGAAGATCACCGAGTTGGGACCGAAGCGGGAGTTCGAGAAGTACTTCCCCGGCTGGTCGGTTCGCGATTGCGGCAAGGAGATGGATCCTGGACTGAAGAACGAGCACGCCGGCCGCAAGCACGTGTACGTGACGCATCCGCTGAGCAGGGAGACGGGCTGTACGCTCAGCCGGACAGTCGATGTGCCTGCCGGGAAGCAGACGGCCTTACGCCTGGTGGTCGGCCATCATCCGGAAGGTGATTGGACCTTGATCGTCAAGGCGGATGGCAAGCCGCTACTGGAGAAATCGATCGGCAAGGGCATCTCCGAGAAAGGATGGGTTTCGCTGAGCGTCGATCTGTCCGACTTCGCGGGGAAGACGATCCAGCTGGAGTTGGTCAACCAACCGAGCGGCTGGTTCTGCGAGGCGGCCTACTGGGGCGAGGTCGCGGTGGAGTCCAAGTAGACCGGCTCCGCGGGCTTGAACCAGCCCCGCGTCGAGGGTTTGAGCGGCGCCGGTGATGTCGCGACCGGGTGATCGGGGGCCGGTCGCGTGCCGGTGGGACGACTTGCCGGTGCCAGGCTGCCTCGGAGAATCAGGGGCAGGTTCGACTTCCGGTCGAACCCGTCGCCTTCCGTACGCTCCAAGATCTCGCGGCCGCGGGTGGCGTTCTCGACGGCCGTGAACGTGCCGACCATGATGATCAGCGGTCCGCGCTGCAAGGGAGGCGACCAACCGCTGAAGACCCCGAACCGCTGGCTGCGAACGGTGACATGGAACCGGCCGCTCAGCAGGCCGTTCCTGGGCGCCTCGGTTACGGCGACACCGCCGAAGGATGCGAACCGCTGGTGCGCCGGTCCCCGGGTGTGCTTTGCCCGCACCGATCGAGCGTTCAATGTGTAGAGCTTCTCGGCGCCAGCGGGCAGCCCGTCGAGGATTATCGACATCTGCCACTCGCTTTCGAGGGCTTTGCCCAGGAGGGAGGCGACGTGGTGTCTCAGGGCGATGTTGAGTCTCCCATCCGGTTCAA encodes the following:
- a CDS encoding ADP-ribosylglycohydrolase family protein, whose protein sequence is MKCRNVIAGSAKMLTGLVCLSLALMTASPAQGVEYRRLSVKEYRDKMKGGWIGQIAGVCWGAPTEFKFTDKIIPEDAMPKWTPDMINNAFGQDDLYVEMTFLRSMEQYGLDVSIRQAGIDFANSKYPLWCANNAGRSNLRDGTAPPDSSHPKFNRCPNDIDYQIEADFSGLIAPGMPNAAIKLGEKFGRLMNYGDGVYGGQFMGGMYAEAFFESNPVKLVEAGLKCIPSKSQYAEMVRDMLRWYAENPSDWQKTWQLAQKKYREDPAYQKASNGGIDVKINGAYVLMGLLYGKRDLGQTIIISCRCGQDSDCNPSSSAGVLFATVGFSKLPDRFTKELSETKVFSHTAYNFPALLNVCEKLARQVLVGQGGRIEKDAAGEDEFVIPVAEVKPSPLELSWEPGPIADSRFTEEEMAKITELGPKREFEKYFPGWSVRDCGKEMDPGLKNEHAGRKHVYVTHPLSRETGCTLSRTVDVPAGKQTALRLVVGHHPEGDWTLIVKADGKPLLEKSIGKGISEKGWVSLSVDLSDFAGKTIQLELVNQPSGWFCEAAYWGEVAVESK